One genomic segment of Sminthopsis crassicaudata isolate SCR6 chromosome 2, ASM4859323v1, whole genome shotgun sequence includes these proteins:
- the LOC141552837 gene encoding LOW QUALITY PROTEIN: neuropeptide Y receptor type 6-like (The sequence of the model RefSeq protein was modified relative to this genomic sequence to represent the inferred CDS: deleted 1 base in 1 codon; substituted 1 base at 1 genomic stop codon) yields the protein METNSSMFLLFESCQLPSPALFILLVAYIIVIVVGLFGNLSLIIIIKKQRKAKNVTNMLIANLSLSDILMCIICIPFTIIYTLMYYWIFGDTKCKLTSYPQSVSITVSIFSLVLIAVKRYQLIVNPYGWKPNIFHAYWGILVIWLFSLLLSVPFFLSYHLFLNFSLLNDLFIHQMACVEDXSSKESQLFISLLVFQYCIPLGFIFVCYFKILICLSRRNGKVERMRESESKRINIVLVSTVVTFGACWLPLNIFNAIFDWYHEALMSCHHNLVFVVCHLVAMTSMCVNPLFYGFFNKNFQKDLLVLIRHCQCLIFFFSVVF from the exons ATGGAA ACCAACTCttctatgtttttattatttgaatcCTGTCAGCTGCCTTCTCCAGCCTTATTTATCCTACTTGTTGCATATATCATAGTCATAGTTGTAGGCCTTTTTGGAAACCTCTCActcattatcattatcaaaaagcagagaaaagctaAAAATGTCACCAACATGCTAATTGCCAACCTTTCCCTGTCTGATATCCTGATGTGTATCATTTGTATTCCTTTTACAATCATTTATACACTGATGTATTACTGGATATTTGGAGACACTAAGTGTAAACTGACTTCTTATCCACAGAGTGTCTCTATTACTGTTTCCATATTTTCATTGGTCTTAATTGCTGTTAAAAGGTACCAGTTAATTGTGAACCCCTATGGCTGGAAACCTAACATATTTCATGCCTACTGGGGAATCCTAGTGATTTGGCTGTTTTCCCTTCTGCTATCAGTTCCCTTTTTCCTGTCCTACCACCTGTTTCTCAATTTCTCCCTCCTTAATGACCTCTTTATACATCAGATGGCTTGTGTGGAGGACTGATCCTCCAAAGAGAGCCAGCTCTTCATCTCCCTGCTTGTGTTCCAGTACTGCATCCCCCTAGGCTTCATTTTTGTCTGCTATTTTAAGATCTTGATCTGCCTCAGTAGGAGAaatgggaaagtagaaagaatgaGGGAGAGTGAAAGCAAGAGGATTAACATTGTGTTGGTCTCAACTGTGGTT ACATTTGGGGCTTGCTGGCTACCCCTAAACATCTTCAATGCTATCTTTGATTGGTACCATGAGGCCCTGATGAGTTGCCACCACAACTTGGTATTTGTGGTCTGCCACCTGGTTGCCATGACCTCCATGTGTGTCAACCCTCTATTTTATGGCTTCTTCAACAAGAATTTTCAGAAGGATCTGTTAGTGCTCATCCGCCATTGTCAatgcttgatattttttttttcagtagtattttaa